CAATATTTTCTTTTCTTTCTTTACTAGATGCACCTAATATGTTACCGATCACCACGATATTTGTCACAAGAACAGGCACTAATACACAGAATACGTATAATAGAACTGTCTTATTCTTTATCTTACGGTTATTTAAATTAGAATGCAGTTTATTGATTATTGAATTCAGACATTTTACTGTTTTTCTTACTTGGGTAACCTTCTGATCATCCTTCATCACTCATTATGTATCTCCTCGTTTGGAATGACTAATTATTTACTAACGTCTCTTACTCAACTTTAAATTTCTTAACTTCCTGAACAAGTACTTCCGCGTTCTGATTAAGCAATCCTGCTGCATTATTAAGGGTTTCAACTGATGACAGCTGATTAACGGAAGTCTGGTTAACCGTATTGGTGGAGGCAGCAATTTCTTCTAGAACGGCTGATATATTCTCGATTGCACCTAGAGTACTCACTCTTGCTTCTTCAATATTTTCGACATTCTGAGCAATATAATTTAGGAATACCATGAGCTTTTCTACACTATCATTAATATTCTGATAGGATGCTGTCGTATTTTTCACCGCATTGGTTTGAAGTGTAAGCACATCCTCTGCTCTCTTTGCTGTCTCCGCAGCCTTCTTCGTGTCATTTTGAATACTTTCAATAATCTTCTTAATATCGTTAACCGAATCCTGAGATTGCTCTGCCAGCTTTCTGATCTCACTAGCAACAACTGCAAAGCCTCTTCCGAATTCTCCTGCTCTCGCCGCTTCAATGGATGCATTTAAGGAGAGGAGATTGGTTTGATTAGCGATCTCGTTAATAACATTAATGATTTTACTTACGGATACGGACTTCTGATTCAGTCTCTCGATATCATTAATAATATCGGTTGCAATTTCAATCGTAGACTGCGTTTGATTGTTTAGCTCCTCTGTAACAATGGTGCCTTCCTTAATACTAACTCTGGTTTTATCAGCTATCTGCCCAATTTCCTTCGTATTGTCATTAACCAGTTCTATCTTTTTAGATAGGTTATCCATCTGAATCAAACACTCTTCCGCATCCTTTGCCTGTTGAGAAATTCCCTGTTCTATCTCAGACATAGCTGAGGAAATATCCTTCGTAGACTTCAAGAAGTTCTCAGAAGTAGACGTAACATTCTCTGCTGAATTGGAGACTTCCGTACTTAAATCATTCACACGCAGAATCAGCGCTTTCATATTGGAAAATGTATTCTGTATCTCCTTAATTAAGATATGGAACTCATCTTTTCTCTTCGAGCTAAAGGTTACCGTCATATCTCCTTTTGCTGCTTCCTTCAGTTTCAGAATAATTTCTTTAATTGTCTTATCAATACCCTGTGATATCATAATAGCAATTCCGATGGCTACAATAATAGCAATGACTACAATGATAATCGTTATGTTTTTGATATTATTGGCCTGGCTATTAATAACGGTCTTAGGCATCAACGCACAGAGCATGGAGCCTGTGCCTCCTATCTTCGAATACATAAATAAGTATGTTTTTCCATGATAGTTAACATATGCCGAATCATTTTGCTTGTCTGAATTTACTGCATTCTGATAAAATTCCTCGTTGGTAAAGATCGCTTCATTTTCACTATTCTCTGTAGCGTCATTCGCTTCAGAAGTAGTAATTTCTTTGCCGTCCGGAGTGATGAGTGCCAAATATCCTGACTCATGGAAATTAAGGCCCTTCAATATATCATCAATAGTGCTTTTGCTTATATCAATTATCACAATTGCGTCAGATTTTAAATTCTTAATTAATCGGATTGCATATTCCGGATTATATCTTGTACTTGTCAGATTGGAGTCAAGGTATTCATTGGAACCAACCCATACGGATTGAAGGCGGCTTTGCTTTACCTTTGCTCCCAACTCTGTTTCGGTAAAACCTTTGTACAAGCCACTTGGATAGCTGTTACCATCAGTAGAAATACATTTCACTTCGTCCGATATAAAGAAGATATTCTCAATAAAATCATCAGAAACCTGCTTTGTTAAGGCCGAACTGCTTATGTAAGTATAGGAATTTCTGTATTCCTGATTATTAATATCATAGAGTCCCAGATAGAAGTTCGCTATCGTCTTATCATTTACATATTGAACGCTGGTAGCCTCTATTGCATCAAGACCAAAACGAATATATTCACCTGCCATATTAATAGTATCCGATGTAGACTTTTCATAATTCTTCTCGATACCATTGGATGCTACCTGGTATGATACAACACCCAGTATTATGATAAATGCAATTGGAACCAAAAAGGATGCAATCAGCTTTGTTCGAATTGTCGTTTTACCAATGTCGAAATACTTTAGAATACCTTTTTTGGGCTTGTTATTGGCTTCATCATTACCTTTTTTTTGAAAATTCAAATTACTAAATAGTTTTTTAATACCCACTCCCATTTTTTTCATAGCATACCTCCTGCCATCATCCTTACTAAAGTAAATTAGAAATTATACATCTCATTCGTTACTAATCAATTAATCAAGCATTTCTTCCTTAATTCTTTCCATAAGGAATTTTTTGAATTCCGTCTCGCCTTCTTTTTTCTCAAGATAGGATCCCTCGTCGGTAAAAATCATGTCATAAGGTGTCTCCTTAGTATAAGGACTCCAATATGGCATATCACTTCCATCAGCGTCCTTTCCATTAGGATCTCCGTTCTTAATGAAATTACAATAGTAATTACACATCAAACGTGCAAGATCATAGTGTTTTCCTGTGAATGGTCTCCAACATTTTGCCAGCGTTTCAAAGAAAAACCATAGATCAACTGAATGGAAGTTGCCCGGATTATCCCAACCTGGAATGTTTGCATTTAAGCAGTAATAGTAATTTTGAGAATTTCCGTATTTCTGATTCTGTAAGAACAGGCTCTTAATGGTACACTCAATTCCACTGACGGATGCATAATGATTTCCCTCCTTTTGCCAAGCTTCTTCCAGCTTCAGGAACTCTTCAGAATGTGATCCGAATAGTTCCTCTGCTTTCTTTTTGAATTCCTCATCAGAATTGGCTGTAATAAAGTTCAGGAATTCACCCATCGTATTACCGGACATTACCGGAACTCTGGCATGTTTATTATTCATATATAATGCAATAGGATCGCCTATACAGAACTTTCCATCGTTAACCGTAAACATCATCTCATTACTCTTATAGAACTCTGAGTATTTATCACGGATATAAAAAGCATCCAGCTTCCTTGCCTCGTCTAAGCTCTTAACTCCGATAAAATCAAAGAACTTCTTTCCCAATTCCTCCGCTTGTGAAAGTGTCTTAGGCTGTCCAATCGTAATCTCCTTGTAAGGACTGTGAATCATAGCACTTTGGATTATGGCCTTTTGAAATAACCCGAAATTATCCGGGCAGGTCATCTGTGACAGAACACTTCCACCACCGGCAGATTGACCGGCTATTGTAATATTCTCAGGATCACCACCAAAGGCACGAATATTACGAATTACCCACTTAAGGCCTGCCTGCTGATCAAGATTACCAAAGTTAGCAGGCGCCTCAGGTTGCTCTGCCGTGATTTCTGGATGAGCTAAGAATCCAAAGACATTAAGTCTATAATTCACGGTAACAACAACAATCCCTCGTCTGGCAATTCGCTCTCCATCAAACTCCATCTCTGCCGGGTATCCCCACTGCAGGCCGCCACCAAAATACCAGACCAGTACGGGCAGCTTGTCATCTACGCTCTTTGCATTGGTCCATACATTAAGGTAGAGACAGTCTTCATTCATTGCAATCTCAGGATCCACATGCCATTCTCTGATGTAGATATCATCTCCGATACCAGGTGTATCCTGCATAGAAATTGGTGCAAACCGATATGCCTCCAGGGTACCCTCCCAATTAGGACAAGGTTGTGGAGCACGCCATCTGTTTTTTCCAACGGGAGGTGCCGCAAACGGGATTCCCTTAAAAGCTGTAATTCTCGGATCGGCGGCTTCTATGCCCTTAACCATGCCATTCTCTGTCATTGCTGTTCTAATCATAAAAACTCCTCCATATTCCATCTTATTAAGTCAGTTCCTATTTATGAATTTCACTCAAATAACCTTGATGCTCGCTTCTATTTATTTGATTTTCTCGGATCGATTGAATACACCTCGCCGGTTTGCAGCTTATGAAACGGTCCGGGTGAACGTTTTTCATCTTTGGTAGCCGTTCCATAAAAATCATTAGATACCAGAGAAGCATTCTCTACCTCTTTTATATCAGATGGATCGTATATAAACTGATGTTTCTCTAATTCCTGTCTCCATACATTCCGTAATCCATTTTCTGCTTTCTTTAATTCCATTGTATAGGTCTCGGTATTAATTTCAATATCAAACCAGCCCTCCTGTCCCTGTAGATCAAATCCATAGAATTCTTTCCAAGCCGGAAGATCCAGACATGCCTCCGGTGCGGGATACATAACTCTAAGATAACCTCCTGTCTGCTTTACATACAGATTCCCCTCTGCTTCATTTTTCTCAGTCGGCATTGTAATTGCTGCTTCACCACATTGATAAAAAATATTATTAAACAAACGTGCATCCCTGGAGGTCCCACCTCTAAGCAGACCATGCATTCGAAAGGCAACCGGCTTTGCATAGTATCCCGATCCTCGGCAATTGCCAATCAGGTTGTTAGCTATGTAAAGATGATCCGTCCCTTCTCCATAAATAGCGTAACCATTAATCACATCATGTTCAACTAGCTTGTACCATCCTGAAGAACCCGGTTCCTTCGGTATCTTCTGAGGATCAAATCTTCCTTCCACATTCCAGAAAATATTATTATCGATCAGATTTACCCCATCTCTGGTGCATTCAATAAAGATGGCTTCCCGTTGTTCTATCCCATCCAGGAACAGATTTTGTGTAATTCGGTTATTCTCATTTCCACAATCTAACCATAAATGATCCGCACGGTAGGTCTTGGTAAAAATATTTCTACGTATCAGACAGCCAATACTATTATGAGCTTTCATTGCACCTGCTTCCCAGGAAAGCTCCATCTTCTGCCACCCAGTACCTTCTATTATATTGTCTTCAATCAAATAATGCTCAGCAAATAAAGCGGCAATTCCACATACTCCTACATTCCTGATTCTACAACCACGAATGATACTGTATCCGATTAGCTGACCGGGCTCAATATCATGATGCCAGCACTCATTACCAATGTCGATACCTACTGCATTGGACCAGTCAATCTCACAATCTTCAATAATCCAATGATGACCTCGATAACATGAAATTGCTCCTCGTTGTGGAACTGGTGCTCCGGTAGCTGCATGTGCACAAGTTAATCCCTTTAATTTGATATAAGATAAGAACGGTACCTCCGGAGCGAAACACTGCTCCCTGCTTGTAAGCTCAATTCTGTGATTGGATGGGTGATCATCATTCTTCAATCGAAAATGCACTGTCTGTCCGTTCGCTTCTACCCAGAATGACCCCTCCTGCTGAGATAACTGATTATATAACGCAACCTGTTGAAGAGGTTTTCCATCACAAAATATCATACCCCTGCGATTCAAATAGGTTGTCATATCTGTCTTATCATATTCAATAAAGAGTCTGTCATGAAGAATATTCACCAGGCAGAAGGGGTTGTATCCTTTAAAATCTTCCGGATTTAATCTGATTTGCCATACCTGGATTAAATCCTCATCCTTTATTTTATCAAAGTTAGGAGAAAGTCTCCAACCCTTACTTTTTTCAAATTCAGTAACCTCAATAGAGGCTTTAATTATTACTTCTCCATCGCCGTATGCTTCATAGCATATCATGCGCTCCGGATTCTCGCCCCCTTGTGCAGGGCGAACACATTCCCGGTATTCTCCTCCATGGATCCAGACACGAGTTCCCGGTGTTGCAATTGCTGCTGCAGCATTTATTGTTTTATACGGATGATCCATAGACCCATCATTGTCATCCGAAGCATGTGGATGATTACAAGCCACATGTAGTTCCCGTTCATACTCTTGTTTAACTTCCCAGAAATCAAATTCGCAACCATCGGGAAGACGCGCTGTTAAATCCATATATAATTCATCCTCCATTATGTAAGAGGACTTGCCAGGAGCCGTACCGCTCCAATAACAAGCCCTCCTCTCTGATCTGTAATTTTGTCAGTAACTAGATTGTTGTATTATTGTTTCGTTCTATTAATTATATTATCAATTATTTTGCAGCATTTTTAGCATCTAACTCGATCTGATATTTTTCCTTATCAAATGCAACTATATCCTGGAAGCCAAAGCCGTCCATCTGCTTAGCCATATCATCCCACATAGCATCAAATTCAGCCTGATCCTTTGCAAATATCATTCTCCAGGAGTAATCATTTAAAGTATCACTACACTGGCTACGAATAACTGCAATATCATTGGTATCGCTAGGAAGAGATACACTAACGTTAGGGCTAACTAAAAGAACATTGTTATTCTTCATATATTCTGCTGGTTCTGCTGCGCCGAATTTCTCTTGCCATTCTTCCTTCATCTGAGTCATGGTAGCTTCTTTGTAAGTGCTCCAATACTGAGTTGAATAAGGTTCACCAGTATTAGGATTGGTGCTGATTGCATCTACAATCCACTGATTGATCGCATTGTTACCATCCTGATAACCGCCGCCGCCCCATTCTTCTGGAACAGGAAGATTATCCATTAAAGCGTTATCATTCATAACAGTGTATCTACCATCTTCTCCAATGGTATAGTTAAAGCCTTCAATACCATTGTGCTGGAAGGTTAAACCTTCTGGACTTGCATACCAATCAAGGAAGTCCATAATTCTTGAATATTTTGCATCATCAACCTGAGATCCAACACCAAATACACGGCCACTACCATAATAGGTATCGGAATCTGCATAATATAACTGATCCTTAACAGGAATAAAGATAAATGCATTACCATTCTTTAATCTTTCTTGAGAGTTCCAGAAGCCTACCTGCCAGCTATACCACATAAGATATACCTGACCAGCGGACATCTTAGCACATGCTGCGTTCCAGTCCTGTGTACCGGAGTCTGGATCTACTAATCCTCTCTGGTATGCCTTATTTAAGAACTGAAGCATCTTATAATAGGTTGCATTCTTATCGGTAAGTGGAGTAAATGTTCCGTCTGGCTTAAGGATAACGGAACCTTTGATCTTCTCACCATACCAGGTAGTAAGCTGAACAACATTAGCAATACCCATCATGCCGTCGCCACCATCCCAGTCAGGCCATAAGGAGAACGGATATGCAGGATCTCCTTCTTCATTTGTAGGATGTGCCTTCATCATAGCTTCAAGAGCATCTAAAAGTCCATCAAGATCTTGAATATCAGGAGAGCCAATCTCCTTATATAAATCCCAACGAAGAAGCGGACTGGAATAAATAACGTCCTGTGAATAGGATGTAGGAGATGTATTTGTCATCTGGCAAGGGATACCGTAGATGTTACCAGCATCATTTCCAGGCAGACCTTTGTTATATACATCAACTTGCTCCTTGTAATCCATTAAGTTAGGATATTTATCAAAATCAGCTGTAATGTCTTTGATTAAGCCGTTTTGAACACAATCCATGAAATCGGTAGCGTCAAGAATTACGATGTCACCTAAATTACCTGTACTAGCACGTGTCTGATAAATAGCATCACCAGCAACCTGAGGTGCGATGATGTTGAGTTCCATATTAAATCTGTCCTTTACGACTTTCTGGAACCAACCACTCTGCAAACCCTGGTAATTTGCAGCCGCATCATAAATGTCGATTGTTAATGTCTCATCATAGTTCTTTTCTGCATCTTCTGCGTTTGAATCCGTAGTAGAATCTGCCTTTGTAGGCTCATTTGATGTTTCAGTTTTTGTTTCGTTGCCAGTGTCAGTTTTCTCAGTAGTGTCCGTTTTTCCTGAACATCCTGCTAATAAAGTACTAATCATTACCACTGACAAAAGTGTTGCGATAAACTTTTTTAGCTTCATAACTTATCCTCCCTTTTAATTTATATAATTAACAATGATGTCATATCATTGTTCATTATCCTTTTACTGCTCCGATCATTATTCCCTTTACAAAGAACCTTTGGAATATTGGATATACCAATATAATTGGTGTAACTACTACTATTGTAACGGTCATTCGGATTGAGGTTGCTGTCTGGGCACTAGCCAGACTCGCTGCCAGATCAGTCGTAGAGCTACTGTTGTTTACTAAAGCACTTAATGAGCTGGCCTGATTAATATATTGATATAGTATAAACTGTAATGTATAGAGCTTTGTATCGGTTACTAATAGCAATGTATCCTGGAATGAATTCCATTGAGTTACCGCTGTAAAGATTGCTACTGTAGCCAAAATAGGTTTGATGACAGGTATCATAATTCGAGCGAATATTTTCAAAGTTCCTGCTCCGTCAATCTCAGCTGCGTCCTGCAGCTCCTTAGGTACTGATTCCACAAATGTTTTACATAGAACAATATAGAAGGGTTGTACCGCTACTGGGAAAATATATGCCCAAAAGTTATTTCTCAGCCCAAGATTATTCATTGTTATAAACCATGGTATAATACCTGCATTGAAATACATGGTGGCTACTACAAACCGATACCATAATTTACGTTTCCATAAGGATTCTCTGGTGAACATATATCCCAGGAATGCTGCAATAACAACAGTTAGCAAAGTACCAATGACGGTTCTTGCTACTGATATTCTCAGCGCCTGAAATAAATCCGGTATTTTTAACACATTTACATAATTTGTAAAATGTAATCCCTTCGGCCAAAATATAACTTTACCTCTCTCACTTAAGTTATTCGCACTGATCGAATTGATAAAGATATAGTAGAACGGATACGCACATACGAATGCAAACAGCGAGTAAACCACATAGGTAACTGCACTGATAATTTTATCACTTAAACTTGATTTAATTTTATGTTTTTGATGTTTCTGAAGCTTAGCTTTCATTAATAGTCCTCCCAACTTATTCAATCCTGTATTTTAAATAAATCCTTCACCTCTGATTTTCTTAGAAATACCATTGGTGCAACATAGAAGCAGCACACTTACTACGCTCTTGAAGATACTGATTGCTGTTGAAAGGGAATAGCCACCGCCTCCCATAGCCAGATTGTAAACGTACAGATCCAGAACCTGAATCGTATTTTTGTTAAACGCATTTTGGAATACAAAGAACTGTTCCATACCATTGGAAAGGAAGCTTGCAAGATTTATCATAACTAATACGAAATAGGTTGGTAG
The nucleotide sequence above comes from Variimorphobacter saccharofermentans. Encoded proteins:
- a CDS encoding carboxylesterase/lipase family protein translates to MIRTAMTENGMVKGIEAADPRITAFKGIPFAAPPVGKNRWRAPQPCPNWEGTLEAYRFAPISMQDTPGIGDDIYIREWHVDPEIAMNEDCLYLNVWTNAKSVDDKLPVLVWYFGGGLQWGYPAEMEFDGERIARRGIVVVTVNYRLNVFGFLAHPEITAEQPEAPANFGNLDQQAGLKWVIRNIRAFGGDPENITIAGQSAGGGSVLSQMTCPDNFGLFQKAIIQSAMIHSPYKEITIGQPKTLSQAEELGKKFFDFIGVKSLDEARKLDAFYIRDKYSEFYKSNEMMFTVNDGKFCIGDPIALYMNNKHARVPVMSGNTMGEFLNFITANSDEEFKKKAEELFGSHSEEFLKLEEAWQKEGNHYASVSGIECTIKSLFLQNQKYGNSQNYYYCLNANIPGWDNPGNFHSVDLWFFFETLAKCWRPFTGKHYDLARLMCNYYCNFIKNGDPNGKDADGSDMPYWSPYTKETPYDMIFTDEGSYLEKKEGETEFKKFLMERIKEEMLD
- a CDS encoding type 2 periplasmic-binding domain-containing protein; amino-acid sequence: MKLKKFIATLLSVVMISTLLAGCSGKTDTTEKTDTGNETKTETSNEPTKADSTTDSNAEDAEKNYDETLTIDIYDAAANYQGLQSGWFQKVVKDRFNMELNIIAPQVAGDAIYQTRASTGNLGDIVILDATDFMDCVQNGLIKDITADFDKYPNLMDYKEQVDVYNKGLPGNDAGNIYGIPCQMTNTSPTSYSQDVIYSSPLLRWDLYKEIGSPDIQDLDGLLDALEAMMKAHPTNEEGDPAYPFSLWPDWDGGDGMMGIANVVQLTTWYGEKIKGSVILKPDGTFTPLTDKNATYYKMLQFLNKAYQRGLVDPDSGTQDWNAACAKMSAGQVYLMWYSWQVGFWNSQERLKNGNAFIFIPVKDQLYYADSDTYYGSGRVFGVGSQVDDAKYSRIMDFLDWYASPEGLTFQHNGIEGFNYTIGEDGRYTVMNDNALMDNLPVPEEWGGGGYQDGNNAINQWIVDAISTNPNTGEPYSTQYWSTYKEATMTQMKEEWQEKFGAAEPAEYMKNNNVLLVSPNVSVSLPSDTNDIAVIRSQCSDTLNDYSWRMIFAKDQAEFDAMWDDMAKQMDGFGFQDIVAFDKEKYQIELDAKNAAK
- a CDS encoding carbohydrate ABC transporter permease yields the protein MKAKLQKHQKHKIKSSLSDKIISAVTYVVYSLFAFVCAYPFYYIFINSISANNLSERGKVIFWPKGLHFTNYVNVLKIPDLFQALRISVARTVIGTLLTVVIAAFLGYMFTRESLWKRKLWYRFVVATMYFNAGIIPWFITMNNLGLRNNFWAYIFPVAVQPFYIVLCKTFVESVPKELQDAAEIDGAGTLKIFARIMIPVIKPILATVAIFTAVTQWNSFQDTLLLVTDTKLYTLQFILYQYINQASSLSALVNNSSSTTDLAASLASAQTATSIRMTVTIVVVTPIILVYPIFQRFFVKGIMIGAVKG
- a CDS encoding methyl-accepting chemotaxis protein; its protein translation is MKKMGVGIKKLFSNLNFQKKGNDEANNKPKKGILKYFDIGKTTIRTKLIASFLVPIAFIIILGVVSYQVASNGIEKNYEKSTSDTINMAGEYIRFGLDAIEATSVQYVNDKTIANFYLGLYDINNQEYRNSYTYISSSALTKQVSDDFIENIFFISDEVKCISTDGNSYPSGLYKGFTETELGAKVKQSRLQSVWVGSNEYLDSNLTSTRYNPEYAIRLIKNLKSDAIVIIDISKSTIDDILKGLNFHESGYLALITPDGKEITTSEANDATENSENEAIFTNEEFYQNAVNSDKQNDSAYVNYHGKTYLFMYSKIGGTGSMLCALMPKTVINSQANNIKNITIIIVVIAIIVAIGIAIMISQGIDKTIKEIILKLKEAAKGDMTVTFSSKRKDEFHILIKEIQNTFSNMKALILRVNDLSTEVSNSAENVTSTSENFLKSTKDISSAMSEIEQGISQQAKDAEECLIQMDNLSKKIELVNDNTKEIGQIADKTRVSIKEGTIVTEELNNQTQSTIEIATDIINDIERLNQKSVSVSKIINVINEIANQTNLLSLNASIEAARAGEFGRGFAVVASEIRKLAEQSQDSVNDIKKIIESIQNDTKKAAETAKRAEDVLTLQTNAVKNTTASYQNINDSVEKLMVFLNYIAQNVENIEEARVSTLGAIENISAVLEEIAASTNTVNQTSVNQLSSVETLNNAAGLLNQNAEVLVQEVKKFKVE
- a CDS encoding right-handed parallel beta-helix repeat-containing protein, with the translated sequence MDLTARLPDGCEFDFWEVKQEYERELHVACNHPHASDDNDGSMDHPYKTINAAAAIATPGTRVWIHGGEYRECVRPAQGGENPERMICYEAYGDGEVIIKASIEVTEFEKSKGWRLSPNFDKIKDEDLIQVWQIRLNPEDFKGYNPFCLVNILHDRLFIEYDKTDMTTYLNRRGMIFCDGKPLQQVALYNQLSQQEGSFWVEANGQTVHFRLKNDDHPSNHRIELTSREQCFAPEVPFLSYIKLKGLTCAHAATGAPVPQRGAISCYRGHHWIIEDCEIDWSNAVGIDIGNECWHHDIEPGQLIGYSIIRGCRIRNVGVCGIAALFAEHYLIEDNIIEGTGWQKMELSWEAGAMKAHNSIGCLIRRNIFTKTYRADHLWLDCGNENNRITQNLFLDGIEQREAIFIECTRDGVNLIDNNIFWNVEGRFDPQKIPKEPGSSGWYKLVEHDVINGYAIYGEGTDHLYIANNLIGNCRGSGYYAKPVAFRMHGLLRGGTSRDARLFNNIFYQCGEAAITMPTEKNEAEGNLYVKQTGGYLRVMYPAPEACLDLPAWKEFYGFDLQGQEGWFDIEINTETYTMELKKAENGLRNVWRQELEKHQFIYDPSDIKEVENASLVSNDFYGTATKDEKRSPGPFHKLQTGEVYSIDPRKSNK